One segment of Dromaius novaehollandiae isolate bDroNov1 chromosome Z, bDroNov1.hap1, whole genome shotgun sequence DNA contains the following:
- the LOC112995224 gene encoding E3 ubiquitin-protein ligase Praja-2 isoform X4 — MLLLDVIILMEKADPHIAFGKSLLFLQFTFEGASGAMGQEAGKPAWPKPAGGYQTITGRRYGRRHAYVSFRPSLTNQDRNGHQLSGECEGLELDDVQKEKSLFSYSLEGNQMSGSIMNPDKISEDLAEYASGECNDLNGQNGIAFVNIDSYEPDSSDGEDDDGQGNLSLAKEEAGVFQETLDNMLSELEKGVESFSDLQSRLSSLNRSVSRECCEEVGPVPLVRYSNRDSDLAHQNNRTFKKSSAEDHAILKNNLSIASCETQQTKDIVDVGIRTPICNELNVSDGKTDQGNPPELVVRPKIRKQNPTNPLDRKKLLPNDDEEKSSSRRQSEIAEVHHGRAECALRNGKEKMSSSMFFDPRDYEGTQKNAKIDLRKNATAQERKTVLDDNTFWDEFEDCSRHFSMSHKDEDRCLLSLLVLDEPSKCISKCSDCSECSDGEWSASLPAYFAATDKDQSSSDESWETLPGREEHEPEVQSNSSGLEEENTDFCFQGGEQTSLEEGEIPWLQYHEEIESSSDEEDDPVSHFVHPGFFMLDGNNNLEDDSSMSEDLDVEWRLLDEFGDGLGVAQAISYVDPQFLTYMALEERLAQAMETALAHLESLAVDVEQAHPPASKESIDCLPQIIVTDDHNAVGQDQCCAICCSEYVKDEIITELPCHHFFHKPCVTLWLQKSGTCPVCRHVLAPMLPEATAATASFLSDHNSSSSVHSTTGTPN, encoded by the exons CAATGGGTCAAGAAGCTGGCAAACCTGCCTGGCCCAAACCAGCAGGAGGCTATCAGACTATTACAGGTAGAAGATATGGAAGAAGACATGCTTATGTCAGTTTTAGACCATCTTTGACCAACCAAGACAGGAATGGACACCAACTCAGTGGAGAATGTGAAGGATTGGAACTGGACGATGTTCAGAAAGAGAAGTCTTTGT TCTCTTACAGTCTGGAAGGCAACCAAATGTCAGGGAGCATTATGAATCCTGATAAAATTTCCGAGGACCTTGCAGAATATGCTTCTGGAGAGTGTAATGATTTGAATGGCCAGAATGGAATTGCTTTTGTAAACATTGACTCTTATGAGCCAGATAGCAGTGATGGAGAGGATGATGACGGCCAAGGTAATCTTTCCTTGGCAAAAGAAGAAGCAGGTGTATTTCAGGAAACACTAGATAACATGCTTTCTGAGTTAGAAAAAGGTGTAGAGTCTTTTTCTGACTTACAGTCCCGGTTATCCAGTCTTAACAGAAGCGTTTCTAGGGAATGTTGCGAAGAAGTGGGACCAGTGCCTTTAGTGAGATACTCTAACAGAGATTCAGACTTGGCCCATCAAAACAACAGgacatttaaaaaatcttctgctGAAGATCACGCCATACTGAAAAATAACCTGAGTATTGCCAGTTGTGAAACACAACAGACAAAAGATATAGTGGATGTTGGAATCAGGACCCCTATTTGTAATGAATTAAATGTCAGTGATGGAAAGACTGACCAAGGGAATCCACCTGAACTGGTAGTGAGACccaaaattagaaaacaaaatcctACAAACCCGTTGGATAGAAAAAAGCTTCTCCCTAATGATGATGAAGAGAAGAGCAGTTCTAGGAGGCAAAGTGAAATTGCTGAAGTCCATCATGGCCGTGCAGAGTGTGCCTTGAGGAATGGCAAAGAAAAAATGAGTTCCAGTATGTTTTTTGACCCAAGAGACTATGAAGGTACACAGAAGAATGCAAAAATAGACCTAAGGAAAAATGCAACtgctcaggaaagaaaaactgtgttAGATGATAACACTTTCTGGGATGAGTTTGAAGACTGCAGCAGACACTTCTCAATGTCCCACAAAGATGAAGACAG GTGTCTTCTGTCACTGCTAGTATTGGATGAGCCTTCCAAGTGTATTAGCAAATGTAGCGATTG CTCGGAATGCAGTGACGGAGAATGGTCTGCATCTCTGCCTGCGTACTTTGCTGCTACGGATAAAGACCAGTCCTCAAGTGATGAGAGCTGGGAGACTCTCCCAGGCAGGGAGGAACATGAGCCTGAAGTGCAGAGCAACAGCAGTGGCCTAGAAGAGGAGAACACAGACTTCTGTTTCCAAGGAGG GGAACAGACATCTTTGGAGGAAGGAGAGATTCCTTGGTTACAGTATCATGAAGAAATAGAAAGTAGCAGTGATGAGGAAGATGATCCAGTTAGTCATTTTGTGCATCCTGGCTTCTTTATGTTGGATGGAAACAACAACCTTGAGGATGACTCCAGCATGAGTGAAGACCTGGATGTGGAGTGGAG ACTACTTGATGAATTTGGGGATGGCCTTGGAGTCGCTCAAGCCATTTCATATGTGGATCCTCAATTTCTCACATATATGGCATTGGAGGAACGCTTAGCACAAGCTATGGAG ACTGCTCTGGCACATTTGGAGTCTCTGGCTGTTGATGTTGAACAGGCTCATCCACCAGCTAGTAAAGAAAGCATAGACTGTCTCCCACAGATTATTGTCACCGATGACCACAATG CTGTAGGCCAAGACCAGTGTTGTGCTATTTGTTGCAGTGAATATGTAAAAGATGAAATCATAACAGAGCTACCCTGTCATCATTTCTTTCACAAACCCTGTGTAACTCTTTGGTTACAGAAG tcGGGAACATGCCCTGTTTGTCGTCACGTGCTTGCACCCATGCTTCCTGAAGCAACTGCTGCCACTGCCTCCTTTTTGTCTGACCATAATTCCTCATCTTCTGTTCACAGCACAACAGGAACTCCGAACTAG
- the LOC112995224 gene encoding E3 ubiquitin-protein ligase Praja-2 isoform X2 encodes MLLLDVIILMEKADPHIAFGKSLLFLQFTFEGASGAMGQEAGKPAWPKPAGGYQTITGRRYGRRHAYVSFRPSLTNQDRNGHQLSGECEGLELDDVQKEKSLCSSPLVQVCSHLSDEPLLENVGTGAPVCRTVSSQTFETNTSPFSLVSYSLEGNQMSGSIMNPDKISEDLAEYASGECNDLNGQNGIAFVNIDSYEPDSSDGEDDDGQGNLSLAKEEAGVFQETLDNMLSELEKGVESFSDLQSRLSSLNRSVSRECCEEVGPVPLVRYSNRDSDLAHQNNRTFKKSSAEDHAILKNNLSIASCETQQTKDIVDVGIRTPICNELNVSDGKTDQGNPPELVVRPKIRKQNPTNPLDRKKLLPNDDEEKSSSRRQSEIAEVHHGRAECALRNGKEKMSSSMFFDPRDYEGTQKNAKIDLRKNATAQERKTVLDDNTFWDEFEDCSRHFSMSHKDEDSSECSDGEWSASLPAYFAATDKDQSSSDESWETLPGREEHEPEVQSNSSGLEEENTDFCFQGGEQTSLEEGEIPWLQYHEEIESSSDEEDDPVSHFVHPGFFMLDGNNNLEDDSSMSEDLDVEWRLLDEFGDGLGVAQAISYVDPQFLTYMALEERLAQAMETALAHLESLAVDVEQAHPPASKESIDCLPQIIVTDDHNAVGQDQCCAICCSEYVKDEIITELPCHHFFHKPCVTLWLQKSGTCPVCRHVLAPMLPEATAATASFLSDHNSSSSVHSTTGTPN; translated from the exons CAATGGGTCAAGAAGCTGGCAAACCTGCCTGGCCCAAACCAGCAGGAGGCTATCAGACTATTACAGGTAGAAGATATGGAAGAAGACATGCTTATGTCAGTTTTAGACCATCTTTGACCAACCAAGACAGGAATGGACACCAACTCAGTGGAGAATGTGAAGGATTGGAACTGGACGATGTTCAGAAAGAGAAGTCTTTGT GTTCCAGTCCATTGGTTCAAGTTTGTTCTCATTTATCGGATGAGCCTTTGTTAGAAAATGTTGGAACTGGAGCACCTGTTTGTCGAACTGTATCGAGCCAAACTTTTGAGACAAACACTTCACCATTTTCTCTAGTCTCTTACAGTCTGGAAGGCAACCAAATGTCAGGGAGCATTATGAATCCTGATAAAATTTCCGAGGACCTTGCAGAATATGCTTCTGGAGAGTGTAATGATTTGAATGGCCAGAATGGAATTGCTTTTGTAAACATTGACTCTTATGAGCCAGATAGCAGTGATGGAGAGGATGATGACGGCCAAGGTAATCTTTCCTTGGCAAAAGAAGAAGCAGGTGTATTTCAGGAAACACTAGATAACATGCTTTCTGAGTTAGAAAAAGGTGTAGAGTCTTTTTCTGACTTACAGTCCCGGTTATCCAGTCTTAACAGAAGCGTTTCTAGGGAATGTTGCGAAGAAGTGGGACCAGTGCCTTTAGTGAGATACTCTAACAGAGATTCAGACTTGGCCCATCAAAACAACAGgacatttaaaaaatcttctgctGAAGATCACGCCATACTGAAAAATAACCTGAGTATTGCCAGTTGTGAAACACAACAGACAAAAGATATAGTGGATGTTGGAATCAGGACCCCTATTTGTAATGAATTAAATGTCAGTGATGGAAAGACTGACCAAGGGAATCCACCTGAACTGGTAGTGAGACccaaaattagaaaacaaaatcctACAAACCCGTTGGATAGAAAAAAGCTTCTCCCTAATGATGATGAAGAGAAGAGCAGTTCTAGGAGGCAAAGTGAAATTGCTGAAGTCCATCATGGCCGTGCAGAGTGTGCCTTGAGGAATGGCAAAGAAAAAATGAGTTCCAGTATGTTTTTTGACCCAAGAGACTATGAAGGTACACAGAAGAATGCAAAAATAGACCTAAGGAAAAATGCAACtgctcaggaaagaaaaactgtgttAGATGATAACACTTTCTGGGATGAGTTTGAAGACTGCAGCAGACACTTCTCAATGTCCCACAAAGATGAAGACAG CTCGGAATGCAGTGACGGAGAATGGTCTGCATCTCTGCCTGCGTACTTTGCTGCTACGGATAAAGACCAGTCCTCAAGTGATGAGAGCTGGGAGACTCTCCCAGGCAGGGAGGAACATGAGCCTGAAGTGCAGAGCAACAGCAGTGGCCTAGAAGAGGAGAACACAGACTTCTGTTTCCAAGGAGG GGAACAGACATCTTTGGAGGAAGGAGAGATTCCTTGGTTACAGTATCATGAAGAAATAGAAAGTAGCAGTGATGAGGAAGATGATCCAGTTAGTCATTTTGTGCATCCTGGCTTCTTTATGTTGGATGGAAACAACAACCTTGAGGATGACTCCAGCATGAGTGAAGACCTGGATGTGGAGTGGAG ACTACTTGATGAATTTGGGGATGGCCTTGGAGTCGCTCAAGCCATTTCATATGTGGATCCTCAATTTCTCACATATATGGCATTGGAGGAACGCTTAGCACAAGCTATGGAG ACTGCTCTGGCACATTTGGAGTCTCTGGCTGTTGATGTTGAACAGGCTCATCCACCAGCTAGTAAAGAAAGCATAGACTGTCTCCCACAGATTATTGTCACCGATGACCACAATG CTGTAGGCCAAGACCAGTGTTGTGCTATTTGTTGCAGTGAATATGTAAAAGATGAAATCATAACAGAGCTACCCTGTCATCATTTCTTTCACAAACCCTGTGTAACTCTTTGGTTACAGAAG tcGGGAACATGCCCTGTTTGTCGTCACGTGCTTGCACCCATGCTTCCTGAAGCAACTGCTGCCACTGCCTCCTTTTTGTCTGACCATAATTCCTCATCTTCTGTTCACAGCACAACAGGAACTCCGAACTAG
- the LOC112995224 gene encoding E3 ubiquitin-protein ligase Praja-2 isoform X1, whose amino-acid sequence MLLLDVIILMEKADPHIAFGKSLLFLQFTFEGASGAMGQEAGKPAWPKPAGGYQTITGRRYGRRHAYVSFRPSLTNQDRNGHQLSGECEGLELDDVQKEKSLCSSPLVQVCSHLSDEPLLENVGTGAPVCRTVSSQTFETNTSPFSLVSYSLEGNQMSGSIMNPDKISEDLAEYASGECNDLNGQNGIAFVNIDSYEPDSSDGEDDDGQGNLSLAKEEAGVFQETLDNMLSELEKGVESFSDLQSRLSSLNRSVSRECCEEVGPVPLVRYSNRDSDLAHQNNRTFKKSSAEDHAILKNNLSIASCETQQTKDIVDVGIRTPICNELNVSDGKTDQGNPPELVVRPKIRKQNPTNPLDRKKLLPNDDEEKSSSRRQSEIAEVHHGRAECALRNGKEKMSSSMFFDPRDYEGTQKNAKIDLRKNATAQERKTVLDDNTFWDEFEDCSRHFSMSHKDEDRCLLSLLVLDEPSKCISKCSDCSECSDGEWSASLPAYFAATDKDQSSSDESWETLPGREEHEPEVQSNSSGLEEENTDFCFQGGEQTSLEEGEIPWLQYHEEIESSSDEEDDPVSHFVHPGFFMLDGNNNLEDDSSMSEDLDVEWRLLDEFGDGLGVAQAISYVDPQFLTYMALEERLAQAMETALAHLESLAVDVEQAHPPASKESIDCLPQIIVTDDHNAVGQDQCCAICCSEYVKDEIITELPCHHFFHKPCVTLWLQKSGTCPVCRHVLAPMLPEATAATASFLSDHNSSSSVHSTTGTPN is encoded by the exons CAATGGGTCAAGAAGCTGGCAAACCTGCCTGGCCCAAACCAGCAGGAGGCTATCAGACTATTACAGGTAGAAGATATGGAAGAAGACATGCTTATGTCAGTTTTAGACCATCTTTGACCAACCAAGACAGGAATGGACACCAACTCAGTGGAGAATGTGAAGGATTGGAACTGGACGATGTTCAGAAAGAGAAGTCTTTGT GTTCCAGTCCATTGGTTCAAGTTTGTTCTCATTTATCGGATGAGCCTTTGTTAGAAAATGTTGGAACTGGAGCACCTGTTTGTCGAACTGTATCGAGCCAAACTTTTGAGACAAACACTTCACCATTTTCTCTAGTCTCTTACAGTCTGGAAGGCAACCAAATGTCAGGGAGCATTATGAATCCTGATAAAATTTCCGAGGACCTTGCAGAATATGCTTCTGGAGAGTGTAATGATTTGAATGGCCAGAATGGAATTGCTTTTGTAAACATTGACTCTTATGAGCCAGATAGCAGTGATGGAGAGGATGATGACGGCCAAGGTAATCTTTCCTTGGCAAAAGAAGAAGCAGGTGTATTTCAGGAAACACTAGATAACATGCTTTCTGAGTTAGAAAAAGGTGTAGAGTCTTTTTCTGACTTACAGTCCCGGTTATCCAGTCTTAACAGAAGCGTTTCTAGGGAATGTTGCGAAGAAGTGGGACCAGTGCCTTTAGTGAGATACTCTAACAGAGATTCAGACTTGGCCCATCAAAACAACAGgacatttaaaaaatcttctgctGAAGATCACGCCATACTGAAAAATAACCTGAGTATTGCCAGTTGTGAAACACAACAGACAAAAGATATAGTGGATGTTGGAATCAGGACCCCTATTTGTAATGAATTAAATGTCAGTGATGGAAAGACTGACCAAGGGAATCCACCTGAACTGGTAGTGAGACccaaaattagaaaacaaaatcctACAAACCCGTTGGATAGAAAAAAGCTTCTCCCTAATGATGATGAAGAGAAGAGCAGTTCTAGGAGGCAAAGTGAAATTGCTGAAGTCCATCATGGCCGTGCAGAGTGTGCCTTGAGGAATGGCAAAGAAAAAATGAGTTCCAGTATGTTTTTTGACCCAAGAGACTATGAAGGTACACAGAAGAATGCAAAAATAGACCTAAGGAAAAATGCAACtgctcaggaaagaaaaactgtgttAGATGATAACACTTTCTGGGATGAGTTTGAAGACTGCAGCAGACACTTCTCAATGTCCCACAAAGATGAAGACAG GTGTCTTCTGTCACTGCTAGTATTGGATGAGCCTTCCAAGTGTATTAGCAAATGTAGCGATTG CTCGGAATGCAGTGACGGAGAATGGTCTGCATCTCTGCCTGCGTACTTTGCTGCTACGGATAAAGACCAGTCCTCAAGTGATGAGAGCTGGGAGACTCTCCCAGGCAGGGAGGAACATGAGCCTGAAGTGCAGAGCAACAGCAGTGGCCTAGAAGAGGAGAACACAGACTTCTGTTTCCAAGGAGG GGAACAGACATCTTTGGAGGAAGGAGAGATTCCTTGGTTACAGTATCATGAAGAAATAGAAAGTAGCAGTGATGAGGAAGATGATCCAGTTAGTCATTTTGTGCATCCTGGCTTCTTTATGTTGGATGGAAACAACAACCTTGAGGATGACTCCAGCATGAGTGAAGACCTGGATGTGGAGTGGAG ACTACTTGATGAATTTGGGGATGGCCTTGGAGTCGCTCAAGCCATTTCATATGTGGATCCTCAATTTCTCACATATATGGCATTGGAGGAACGCTTAGCACAAGCTATGGAG ACTGCTCTGGCACATTTGGAGTCTCTGGCTGTTGATGTTGAACAGGCTCATCCACCAGCTAGTAAAGAAAGCATAGACTGTCTCCCACAGATTATTGTCACCGATGACCACAATG CTGTAGGCCAAGACCAGTGTTGTGCTATTTGTTGCAGTGAATATGTAAAAGATGAAATCATAACAGAGCTACCCTGTCATCATTTCTTTCACAAACCCTGTGTAACTCTTTGGTTACAGAAG tcGGGAACATGCCCTGTTTGTCGTCACGTGCTTGCACCCATGCTTCCTGAAGCAACTGCTGCCACTGCCTCCTTTTTGTCTGACCATAATTCCTCATCTTCTGTTCACAGCACAACAGGAACTCCGAACTAG
- the LOC112995224 gene encoding E3 ubiquitin-protein ligase Praja-2 isoform X3, which yields MGQEAGKPAWPKPAGGYQTITGRRYGRRHAYVSFRPSLTNQDRNGHQLSGECEGLELDDVQKEKSLCSSPLVQVCSHLSDEPLLENVGTGAPVCRTVSSQTFETNTSPFSLVSYSLEGNQMSGSIMNPDKISEDLAEYASGECNDLNGQNGIAFVNIDSYEPDSSDGEDDDGQGNLSLAKEEAGVFQETLDNMLSELEKGVESFSDLQSRLSSLNRSVSRECCEEVGPVPLVRYSNRDSDLAHQNNRTFKKSSAEDHAILKNNLSIASCETQQTKDIVDVGIRTPICNELNVSDGKTDQGNPPELVVRPKIRKQNPTNPLDRKKLLPNDDEEKSSSRRQSEIAEVHHGRAECALRNGKEKMSSSMFFDPRDYEGTQKNAKIDLRKNATAQERKTVLDDNTFWDEFEDCSRHFSMSHKDEDRCLLSLLVLDEPSKCISKCSDCSECSDGEWSASLPAYFAATDKDQSSSDESWETLPGREEHEPEVQSNSSGLEEENTDFCFQGGEQTSLEEGEIPWLQYHEEIESSSDEEDDPVSHFVHPGFFMLDGNNNLEDDSSMSEDLDVEWRLLDEFGDGLGVAQAISYVDPQFLTYMALEERLAQAMETALAHLESLAVDVEQAHPPASKESIDCLPQIIVTDDHNAVGQDQCCAICCSEYVKDEIITELPCHHFFHKPCVTLWLQKSGTCPVCRHVLAPMLPEATAATASFLSDHNSSSSVHSTTGTPN from the exons ATGGGTCAAGAAGCTGGCAAACCTGCCTGGCCCAAACCAGCAGGAGGCTATCAGACTATTACAGGTAGAAGATATGGAAGAAGACATGCTTATGTCAGTTTTAGACCATCTTTGACCAACCAAGACAGGAATGGACACCAACTCAGTGGAGAATGTGAAGGATTGGAACTGGACGATGTTCAGAAAGAGAAGTCTTTGT GTTCCAGTCCATTGGTTCAAGTTTGTTCTCATTTATCGGATGAGCCTTTGTTAGAAAATGTTGGAACTGGAGCACCTGTTTGTCGAACTGTATCGAGCCAAACTTTTGAGACAAACACTTCACCATTTTCTCTAGTCTCTTACAGTCTGGAAGGCAACCAAATGTCAGGGAGCATTATGAATCCTGATAAAATTTCCGAGGACCTTGCAGAATATGCTTCTGGAGAGTGTAATGATTTGAATGGCCAGAATGGAATTGCTTTTGTAAACATTGACTCTTATGAGCCAGATAGCAGTGATGGAGAGGATGATGACGGCCAAGGTAATCTTTCCTTGGCAAAAGAAGAAGCAGGTGTATTTCAGGAAACACTAGATAACATGCTTTCTGAGTTAGAAAAAGGTGTAGAGTCTTTTTCTGACTTACAGTCCCGGTTATCCAGTCTTAACAGAAGCGTTTCTAGGGAATGTTGCGAAGAAGTGGGACCAGTGCCTTTAGTGAGATACTCTAACAGAGATTCAGACTTGGCCCATCAAAACAACAGgacatttaaaaaatcttctgctGAAGATCACGCCATACTGAAAAATAACCTGAGTATTGCCAGTTGTGAAACACAACAGACAAAAGATATAGTGGATGTTGGAATCAGGACCCCTATTTGTAATGAATTAAATGTCAGTGATGGAAAGACTGACCAAGGGAATCCACCTGAACTGGTAGTGAGACccaaaattagaaaacaaaatcctACAAACCCGTTGGATAGAAAAAAGCTTCTCCCTAATGATGATGAAGAGAAGAGCAGTTCTAGGAGGCAAAGTGAAATTGCTGAAGTCCATCATGGCCGTGCAGAGTGTGCCTTGAGGAATGGCAAAGAAAAAATGAGTTCCAGTATGTTTTTTGACCCAAGAGACTATGAAGGTACACAGAAGAATGCAAAAATAGACCTAAGGAAAAATGCAACtgctcaggaaagaaaaactgtgttAGATGATAACACTTTCTGGGATGAGTTTGAAGACTGCAGCAGACACTTCTCAATGTCCCACAAAGATGAAGACAG GTGTCTTCTGTCACTGCTAGTATTGGATGAGCCTTCCAAGTGTATTAGCAAATGTAGCGATTG CTCGGAATGCAGTGACGGAGAATGGTCTGCATCTCTGCCTGCGTACTTTGCTGCTACGGATAAAGACCAGTCCTCAAGTGATGAGAGCTGGGAGACTCTCCCAGGCAGGGAGGAACATGAGCCTGAAGTGCAGAGCAACAGCAGTGGCCTAGAAGAGGAGAACACAGACTTCTGTTTCCAAGGAGG GGAACAGACATCTTTGGAGGAAGGAGAGATTCCTTGGTTACAGTATCATGAAGAAATAGAAAGTAGCAGTGATGAGGAAGATGATCCAGTTAGTCATTTTGTGCATCCTGGCTTCTTTATGTTGGATGGAAACAACAACCTTGAGGATGACTCCAGCATGAGTGAAGACCTGGATGTGGAGTGGAG ACTACTTGATGAATTTGGGGATGGCCTTGGAGTCGCTCAAGCCATTTCATATGTGGATCCTCAATTTCTCACATATATGGCATTGGAGGAACGCTTAGCACAAGCTATGGAG ACTGCTCTGGCACATTTGGAGTCTCTGGCTGTTGATGTTGAACAGGCTCATCCACCAGCTAGTAAAGAAAGCATAGACTGTCTCCCACAGATTATTGTCACCGATGACCACAATG CTGTAGGCCAAGACCAGTGTTGTGCTATTTGTTGCAGTGAATATGTAAAAGATGAAATCATAACAGAGCTACCCTGTCATCATTTCTTTCACAAACCCTGTGTAACTCTTTGGTTACAGAAG tcGGGAACATGCCCTGTTTGTCGTCACGTGCTTGCACCCATGCTTCCTGAAGCAACTGCTGCCACTGCCTCCTTTTTGTCTGACCATAATTCCTCATCTTCTGTTCACAGCACAACAGGAACTCCGAACTAG